Below is a window of Bordetella genomosp. 9 DNA.
CGGGCCGGCCCAGTTCGTTGCGCTGGTCCAGCGCGCCCAGGCGCAGGGAATAGCTGGCTGGATTGTCGACGGCGCTCGAATAGACCGGCGATCCGCAGTGTTCGCAGAAGGCATGCACCCGGCGGGCGCCGCTATCCGCGGTCTTGATGTAACGGCGCGGTTCGCCCTTGACGATGCGGAAATGCTCGGCCGGAGCGGGAATGGAAACGCGGAAGATACTGCCGCTCATGCGCTGGCAGTCGTTGCAATGACAGATCGAGGCGGCGGCCGGGTCGACTTCCGCTTCGTACCTGATCGCGCCGCAATGGCACTGGCCCTGGACTTTCATGCTCGTCTCCTGTTGGCTGGGATAGCGCGCGCCTGCCGTGGCGCCCGGTACATCATAGTCGCGCCCGGCTGGCGGGTGCACCGCCGCGCCACGCGTGTCCGCGCCCAGCGCGGCCGCCGGCAGTGCATTTGATCCTGGCGGTGTTGCCGCTGATAATCCAACCAGGCAAGCCGCCCGGCATCGCGGACATCGCGCTTGCACCCACGACAATAAACAGGAGACTACGATGAACCATGCATTGCGCGACGCCCGGCGTCATCCCCCACGCGACGCGAGAAGGCTCGCGTTGCGCGCCATCGCCGCAGTCGCCACGCTCGCCACGTGGGCCACGCTGGCGGCCGCGCCCCTTGTCGCGTCCGCCGCAGCCGCCGCGGACGCCTGGCCCAGCCAGCCGATCCGCCTGGTCGTGCCCTTTTCGGCCGGCGGCGCCGTGGACGCCTACGCGCGCATCGTCGCGCCGGCCCTGTCCAGGGAGCTCGGCCAGAGCGTCGTGGTGGACAACCGCCCCGGCGCCAGCGGCATCATCGGCACGGAAGCCGTGGCGCGGGCGCCCGCCGATGGGTACACCCTGCTGGTGGGCAATATCGCGACCTTCGCCATCAACCCGGTGATCTACAAGAACAACCCCTTCGATCCGCTCAAGCAGCTCGCGCCGATCACCAAGACCGTCGTGGTGAACTACGTGCTGGTGGTCAATCCCGACAAGGTTCCCGCGCGCACCGCCGCGGATCTGATCACGTATGCCAAGGCGCATCCGGGAAGCTTGAGCTACGGCTCCTCGGGCACCGGCAGCATGCAGCAGATGGCGGCCGCGCTGTTCGAGGCGCGCACGCAGACCAGGATGCTGCACGTCCCCTACAAGGGCACCGGCGCCGTGCTGGGCGACCTGGTCGCCGGCCACGTCGACATGATCTTCGCCGACCAGGGCACGATGATGCAGCAGGTCAAGGCGGGCAAGCTGGCGGTACTGGGCGTCGGCGGCCTCAAGCGCGTGCCCGAGTATCCCGATATTCCCACCATCGCCGAAGCCGCCAACCTGCCCGGCTTCGAGGTCGTGGCCTGGCAGGGCCTGGCCGGTCCGGCGAAATTGCCCGCCGACATCGTCGATCGCGTGAACCGCGCCATCAACAAGGTGCAGGCCGAGAAGGACGTCCACGCCAAGCTGATGGAAGCCGGCCTGGTGCCGGATGCCGGCACGCCCGAGGACTTCCGTCGCTACATCGCCGCCGAATTGCAGAAGTGGGGCAAGGTGGCCGGCGATCTGGGCATCAAGGCGGACTGAAGACGGTGGCGGAATGATGGAAAAGACGAAATGAAGGAAACGGCGGAATGACGATAGCAAGCATCGAATGCCATGTGTACCGCGCGCCCATCGCGACCCCGGTGCGCGCCGCCGTCGGCAGTTTCAGCAACCGGCCCGCGGTGTTCCTGCGCGTCGCCGCCGCCGACGGCGCCTGGGGCTGGGGCGAAGTCTTCTGCAATTTCCCGCCGGTGGGGGCGGAACACCGCGCGCGGCTGGCGCGAGACATGGTCGCGCCCATGCTCATCGGCATGCCCAGCGACGATCCCACCGGGGTGTGGCGCGGCCTGTGCGACCGGCTGCGCCGCGTCGCGATCCAGGCTGGCGAACCGGGCCCCTTCGCGCAGATCGCCGGCGCCGTCGACCAGGCCTTGTGGGACATGCGGGCGCGCCGCGCCGGCCAGCCGCTGTGGCGCACGCTGGCCGCCGTCGCCGGCACCGCGGATACGGCCGACGGGCGCGTGCTGCCCTACGCCAGCGGCATCGGCCCGGACAACGTCGCCGACACCGCGATGGCCAAGCAGGCCGAAGGCTATGCGGCGTTCAAGTTCAAGGTCGGGTTCGAAGCGGCTCGCGATCTTGCCAACTTCCGTGAGATCCGCGACGCGCTGGGACCCGCCGCGCGCATCATGGTCGACGCCAACCAGGCCTGGGATCCGGACGTGGCCACCGAACGCGTGGCGGCCTTGGAAGCCTTCGCCCCGTACTGGGTGGAAGAACCCATGGCGGCCGACGAGTCGCTCGCCGACTGGCGCCGCCTGGCGCGCGGCACGCCGCTGGCGCTCGCCGCCGGCGAAAACCTGCGCGGCCAGGCCGAGTTCGAGGCCGCCATCGACAACGGCCACCTGCGCTTCGTCCAGCCCGACGTCGGCAAGTGGGGCGGCATCTCGGGCTGCATGGCCGTGGCGCGCTACGCGCGGATCGCGGGCCTGACCTTCTGTCCGCATTGGCTGGGCGGCGGCATAGGCCTGGCGGCATCGATGCACCTGCGCGCGGCCTTGGGACCGGACGGCATGGTGGAAGTGGACTCGAATCCCAACCCGCTGCGCGAAGCCGTGTGGACCCTGTCGCAGGCCACGAACAAGGACGGCTGGATCACCCTGCCGGATGCGCCCGGAATCGGCATCGAACCGGACCTCGCCGCCCTTGAGCGGTATCGCGTCGCGTTCTGAAAGCGCGGGCGCTAGCGGCCCGTGCCGATGCCCGCCCTGACCTGCGCGGACCTGTCCCAGATGTTCGGCACGTGCGCGGCCGAATAACCGGATACGAAGGGCTTCGCAGTTCCGGACGCCGGATCGAACACGCTGCGGCGCACCGCGCCGATGTTGGCGCCGTACATGTGCACGCTGACCGACACCCGATCGGCATGCGCATTGCGAACCTGATGGATATCGCCTTCGGCGGGCGACAGGGCTTCCACCGTGCCGGGCGTCAGGCGCACGGGTTCTCCGGCGGGCCGGTATGCCGTGCCGTCCGGCGCCAGTTCGAACCGCTGGCTGACCTCCTCGCCACGCAGCATGCCGACATAACCCCACACCGTGTGGTCGTGCACCGGCGTGGCCTGGCCGGGTCCCCACACGAAGCTGACGATACAGAAGCGCTCGAGCGGATCGCAGTGCAGCAGATACTGCTGATAGTGTTCGGCATGCGGCACGGCGCAATCGGCGGGCAGCCAGTCGTCATGGCTCACAAGTTCGCGGAACGCCGCGCGCAGCTCGGGCCCGGGCATTCCGGCGGCACCGCGCGTGTCCGCGCGCCGCGTCGCGGCCGCGATGAAGCCACGCAATCTGTCGATGCCCATGTCCATTCCTGTCTCCTTGTCGTGATGATCCCAAGCCCGCGCGCCGCACCGAAACGCGACGTGCGGCATACATGCCTTGCGCGGCGGCGGCGTCAGCCGCGCGGCCGCTGCTGGCCGCTGGGGGCCAGCCTGCGCATCGTAGCAGCCGTGGCGCCGCCTTCGCGCGCGCTTTCAGCCGGATACAGCTCCTGCACGATTGCCAGGAATTCACGCAGCAGACGCGTTTCCGCGCGGGCCTTGGGCGTCGCCAGCACCAGGCGATTGCGGATGGCGGGCGGACCGATCTGCGCGGTCTGCAGGCGCAGGCGCTTGCCGCCGTGCAGCAGCATGCTGGCGGGCGCGGCGGTGTAGCCCAGGCCGTCGCTGACCAGTTCGAGCAGCGTCAGGACGACCCCGGCTTCGGCGACGATGTTCAGTTCGATGCCGCGCCGCGCCAACGCCGCGTCGACCTGCGAGCGCATGGCGTTGGAACGGCCTGGCAACACCATGGGATATCCCGCCAGCGCGGCCAGCGACACCCGCTTGGGCAAGGCCGGCGCGCTGGCCGGCCCGACCAGCAGGAAGCTTTCGCGCGTCAAGGTGCGGTAGGCCAGTTGCGCCGATGGCGGCGGGTCGTACAGCAGCGCGACGTCCAGCCGCCCTTCGATCAGCAGTTCCCGCAGATGCAGGCTCAGCCCCTCCGAGATCGCGACCAGGGCGCGCGGCAGGCGCTGCCGCATCCTGGCCACCATGGGCGAGGCCATCGACAGCGCCACCTGCGAAGGCAGTCCCACCGCGAGCCGTCCAGACGGATTGCCGTGCAGGTCGCGCAGTTCGTCACGCGCCTTGCGGGCGGATGCCAGCATGGCCCGTGCGTGCGACAGCAACGCCGCGCCGGCTTCGGTCGGGGTGACGCCCCTGCCGTTGCGGACCAGCAGGCGCTGGCCAAGGTCGGTTTCCAGCAAGGCGATCTGGTGGCTCAGCGTGGACTGGACCAGGTTGAGCGCGATGGCGGCGCGCGTGAAGCTGCCGGCGTCGGCCACGGCGACGAAATAATTCAACTGCCGAAGATCCATGGCGTCCTCCCCTGACCTACTATCGAAATCAAGCATAACTGATATCGACTTCCTGCCCATCCGACGGCGTCGCGCCGGCGACATAATCCCTGGCGACAAGAGCCCGGCCGCAGTCCGGGCAATACGAGAGGAGTCAACCCATGCGCCTGCCCATGCGCCCGATACTCGCCGCGCTGACGGCCCTGTGCGCGGTTTCCGCCGCCCACGCCGCCGACGCCGGCAACTACCCGAACAAACCCATCACCATCGTTGTGCCTTACACGCCCGGCGGCGGCGTGGACACCGTGACACGCATCCTCGCGCCCCTGCTGTCCCAGCGTCTGGGGCAACCCGTACTGATCGAAAACCGCGCCGGCGTGTCCGGCATGGTCGGCTCGCAGATGGTGGCGCGCGCCAAGCCTGACGGCTATACGCTGCTGGCGGGCAACACCACCACCAACGTGTCCAACCTGTTCGTCTACAAGCAGCTGCCCTACGACCCGCGCAAGGACTTCACGCCCATCGTCATGGTCGATCGCGGTCCTTGCGTGCTGGTGGTGCCGCCCGACAGCAAGTTCAATTCGGTGCAGGACATCATCAAGGAACTGAAGTCGCAGCCGCCCGATACGCTGAACTACGGCACCAGCGGCAACGGCAGCTTCCACCACATGTCGGCCGCCCTGTTCATGAGCATGACGCATACGCAGATGCGGCAGATCGCCTACAAAGGCAGCCCCAACGTCATGACGGACCTGATGGGCAAGCGCCTGGACATGGCGTTCGAAGTGATCCCGGTGGCCGAACCGCTGATCAAGGCGGGCCGGCTGAAGGCGCTGGCCGTCACCAGCAAGACCGAAATGGCCGCCCTGCCGGGCGTGCGTCCGGTCGCCGACCTCGGCCTGCCCGGTTTCGAGATGGTGGCCTGGAAAGGCATCTTCGCGCCGGCCGGCACGCCGCCGGCCATCGCCGACCGGCTGGGACGCGAGCTGTCCGCCGTCGTGCGCATGCCCGAGGTCGGCAAGCGGCTGGAAGCCCTGGGCGTGATCGCCGACGGCCGCCGCAACGAAGAGTTCGGCAAGGTCGTGCAGGCCGATATCGCCTACTGGGGGCCAATATTGCACGACGCCGGGGTGGTACCCGAATAACGCTCACCGCATCCTCATATGAAAATCACCCACCTGGACCTGAAGGTGGTCAGCATTCCGCTGCCCACGCCCATCCCCAGCGCCCGCATCGTCATCAAGACGGCGGACTGCGTCCTGGTCACCCTGCATACCGATGAAGGCGCCACGGGCGAAGGCATGGTCTTCACGCTGAACGGACACCGCCTGTCCGTGCTGCACGAAACCCTGCGCAGCCTGGAGCCGCTGGTCATCGGCCTGGACCCCGCCATGAGCGCCGCCTTCTGGCAGCGAGCCTGGGCGGATATCGCCTTCCTGGGCCATCGCGGCGCCACCGTGGTCGGCATGTCGGGCATCGACATGGCGCTATGGGACCTGCGCGGCAAGCAGGCTGGCCTGAACGTCAGCCGGCTGATCGGCGCCTGCCGCGACACGCTGCCCATCTATCGCAGCGGCAGCCTGCGGCTGTCATCGACCATCGACCAGTTGCAGGCCGAAGCCGCCGGCTTCGTCAAGGACGGCTACCGCGCCATGAAGATGTCGCTGGGCAAGCCCGCCATCCAGGAAGACGTCGACCGCGTGCGCGCGGTGCGCCAGGCCATCGGCCCGGGCATACGGCTGATGGCCGACTGCAACCAGCAGTTCACGCCCGACCGCGCGATCCGCCTGGGCCGCCGCTTGGAAGAGTTCGAACTGGGCTGGATAGAGGAACCGGTGCCCTACCATGACCACGCCGGCGAGGCGGCCGTCGCGGCGGCCCTGGATACCCCAATCGCCAGCGGCGAAAGCGAATACGCGCGCTTCGGCATGCTGGACATGCTGCAACGCAAGTCCGCCGACATCCTGATGCCCGACCTGCAGCGCATGGGCGGCCCCACGGAGTTCCTGAAGGTCGCGCACGTGGCGGAGGTCTTCAACACGCCGATCTCCCCGCACCTGTTCACCGAAATGAGCCTGTCGCTGGCCGCCGCGTTGCCCAACGCCATGATCGTCGAACACATGCCGTGGTTCGCGCCACTGTATGGCGCGCCTATCGAGCTGGATGCCGACGGCAATGTCAAGGTGCCCACCGCGCCGGGCTGGGGCTACGCCTTCGATCCGGACGCGGTTGCGCGCTTCGCCACCGGGAACTCGCGGTAAGGCGGCAGCACCCACGGCATCGATTCGGTGTTGAATCGATAGCCGAAACACTGCCATGCCGATTACCACCTCTTATTCCTCCGCGGTCCAATCCCATCTCCCCCTTCAATCCCAGCGTGCACCTGAAACGCCGCCCGAAGCCGACGCGTTCGCGCAATGGCCGGCCGGCGCAGCCGCGCCCGACGCGAACCATGCACAAGCCATGGATTGGAACGCGGTGCTGGGACCCGCGCCGAACAGCACCAACGAGATCTATTACGACGGCCTGACGTTGCGCAATGCCTATGGCAAACCGCTGGACAAGGTGGTCCAGGTCATGGAAACGCGCATCGCCAAGGCCCTGCGGGCGCGCGGCGTCGGCGATGCCGCGCGCCTGGCGCGCGAACTCCGGCGCACGGCCACCGCCGACCCCACGCTGGCACTGCACCCGCCGCCCGACGTGGCCTATGGCAGCCCACGCTGGGTCGCCTTGTGGACCGGCCTGCACACGCTGTCGGAGCAAGGCCTGCCGACCGACGGACGTAATCCCGATGACCTGGTTGAAATCGGCCGCGCCGCGATCGCCGTGCGCGCGGCGAAAGACGAAACGACGGCCGAAAGAAACCCGCTGCTGGGGATAGACATGGGCGGCCTGCTGCTAATGGCCCACGCCGCCGGCAAGCTGGACCTGCGATCGATCGCGGACGGCAAAGCCGAACTGCGCCCCGAGACGCTCACCGATTTCTACAAGGAAGCATTCAGCGACGACCTGCGCCTGCTCGACGCGCTATGCGATCTGGCGCGCCTGACGCCGCCTACGGGCAAACAGCTGGCCACCGAAAACCTGCGGGCGGCGCGCATCGATCCGGAACTGGAGATCGACGTCGATACGTTGGCGCTCCCCGCCGCCTACGGGCCGCTGGAACTCACCATCCCGCTGCCCTTCGCGTACAAAAGGCAATCCATCGTCGATTTCTATGTGTCGCGCGAAAGGCTGGACCTGAACGTGCCACCCACGCCGACGCGCGGCGAGGCTACCCCCACCATCTACGCCGCACCGGGCCCGGTAACGCAGGCCCGCGCCAGGCTGGCGAATTCGCTGAAAGACGAGTTCGATCGGGCTTACGACAAGTACACCGCGGCGGCGGCCGGACACGTCGCGCGTATCATCGATGCGTCCATCTCGCGATACGGCAAACGGCACGGCATCGACGCCGCGACGGCTTCGATCACTGTCGGCCGCGCGCAATGGCGTTCGAAGACAAGCATGCCGTCGATATCGGGCGGGCCGCTGACGCCCGACCTTAAAAAGGAATGTCAGGACGCCCGGGGCTACTTCATTGACATCGGCACCCCGACCGGCCGGCACAGGTATTTCCTGCCGCTGGCCACCGGCGCGGAAGTGCCCGTGCCGACGGGCGCCAGCCTGGCGGACTGGATCGAGGACCATCACGCGCTGGTCTTCGGCGCGCAACCGCAACCGCCGGCGGAAGGCGTGGGCGGCCGCATCATGGAAGAAATTCTCCTGAGCTCTTCCTATGACGTGAAGCAGCTGGCGTCCGGGAAGCAAACCGAGCTTGGCCGCGCGATCGAAGCCGCCTTGCCGGCCACCCTGGAGCAAAAGCGCGCGGATGCCTACGGCTCCAGCATCATAGAGACCGTGCGCGAATTGGAACGCGGCCTGGTCCCGTTCCGCGGCACCTATCTGGCGATACGCGACGAACGCTACGATGACCTCGCCACCAGCATCCTGCTGGATTCCCTGGTGTTCCTGCCCTGCCTCGGCGAAGGAATGGCGCTGGGAATGCGCGCCGGCGAAGCCCTGGCCGCCGGTCTCGAAAAGGCGACTGCCGCTTACGTGCGATCGGGCCTGATGCAGGCGTTCAAGGCGGCACTGGGGGAAACCGGATCGCGCATTCCTGGCCTGGGATGGCAGGCGGGCAAGCTGCTCTGGAACGTCGGCAGGAGCGCGACCTTCAACCCCATGGACATCCTCGCGCTGGCGCGGGGCGGCGGAAGGCTGACCGCCAAGGGTCTGCGCGCCGTCGTCGGGCGGCTGAAGGGTGCACGTCCCGAACTGGCCGCGGAACTTGCCGAAGCCGCCAACAAGCTTCGGCGGCCGCTGCCCGCGGCGGTCCTGCAACGCTACCGCATCGCCGATACCACGGTTACGCAGACCCTCGCCAAGGCGCGTGCGGCCGAGGATGGCACCATCATGCTGGGCGCCAGGCGCTACGCGAACGTCGACGGCAACTATGTGGAACTGGTCCTGGACCACCCGCTCAGCACGCCTGGCCAGCCGGTCTGGCGCATCGCCGACGCACCCTTGCCCGGCACGCGCGGCGGCGCGCCGCGACTGATGTGGGACAAGGCACGGCGCGTGTGGCGCGAGCCGGACGACCTGCCCTTCGTCAAAGGCGGCGGCGCCGGCCACAGCACCGGCGGCGCCAGCAATGGCGCGGACAGCCTCACGCGCAAAGTCGACGACGACGCCGTCAAGGCCCTGCGCGATCGCCGCATA
It encodes the following:
- a CDS encoding Bug family tripartite tricarboxylate transporter substrate binding protein — encoded protein: MNHALRDARRHPPRDARRLALRAIAAVATLATWATLAAAPLVASAAAAADAWPSQPIRLVVPFSAGGAVDAYARIVAPALSRELGQSVVVDNRPGASGIIGTEAVARAPADGYTLLVGNIATFAINPVIYKNNPFDPLKQLAPITKTVVVNYVLVVNPDKVPARTAADLITYAKAHPGSLSYGSSGTGSMQQMAAALFEARTQTRMLHVPYKGTGAVLGDLVAGHVDMIFADQGTMMQQVKAGKLAVLGVGGLKRVPEYPDIPTIAEAANLPGFEVVAWQGLAGPAKLPADIVDRVNRAINKVQAEKDVHAKLMEAGLVPDAGTPEDFRRYIAAELQKWGKVAGDLGIKAD
- a CDS encoding mandelate racemase/muconate lactonizing enzyme family protein, translating into MKITHLDLKVVSIPLPTPIPSARIVIKTADCVLVTLHTDEGATGEGMVFTLNGHRLSVLHETLRSLEPLVIGLDPAMSAAFWQRAWADIAFLGHRGATVVGMSGIDMALWDLRGKQAGLNVSRLIGACRDTLPIYRSGSLRLSSTIDQLQAEAAGFVKDGYRAMKMSLGKPAIQEDVDRVRAVRQAIGPGIRLMADCNQQFTPDRAIRLGRRLEEFELGWIEEPVPYHDHAGEAAVAAALDTPIASGESEYARFGMLDMLQRKSADILMPDLQRMGGPTEFLKVAHVAEVFNTPISPHLFTEMSLSLAAALPNAMIVEHMPWFAPLYGAPIELDADGNVKVPTAPGWGYAFDPDAVARFATGNSR
- a CDS encoding cysteine dioxygenase family protein; this translates as MDMGIDRLRGFIAAATRRADTRGAAGMPGPELRAAFRELVSHDDWLPADCAVPHAEHYQQYLLHCDPLERFCIVSFVWGPGQATPVHDHTVWGYVGMLRGEEVSQRFELAPDGTAYRPAGEPVRLTPGTVEALSPAEGDIHQVRNAHADRVSVSVHMYGANIGAVRRSVFDPASGTAKPFVSGYSAAHVPNIWDRSAQVRAGIGTGR
- a CDS encoding GFA family protein, which gives rise to MKVQGQCHCGAIRYEAEVDPAAASICHCNDCQRMSGSIFRVSIPAPAEHFRIVKGEPRRYIKTADSGARRVHAFCEHCGSPVYSSAVDNPASYSLRLGALDQRNELGRPGKQIWAKRRVDWMPPLDDVPAAEGQP
- a CDS encoding Bug family tripartite tricarboxylate transporter substrate binding protein, which translates into the protein MRLPMRPILAALTALCAVSAAHAADAGNYPNKPITIVVPYTPGGGVDTVTRILAPLLSQRLGQPVLIENRAGVSGMVGSQMVARAKPDGYTLLAGNTTTNVSNLFVYKQLPYDPRKDFTPIVMVDRGPCVLVVPPDSKFNSVQDIIKELKSQPPDTLNYGTSGNGSFHHMSAALFMSMTHTQMRQIAYKGSPNVMTDLMGKRLDMAFEVIPVAEPLIKAGRLKALAVTSKTEMAALPGVRPVADLGLPGFEMVAWKGIFAPAGTPPAIADRLGRELSAVVRMPEVGKRLEALGVIADGRRNEEFGKVVQADIAYWGPILHDAGVVPE
- a CDS encoding LysR substrate-binding domain-containing protein gives rise to the protein MDLRQLNYFVAVADAGSFTRAAIALNLVQSTLSHQIALLETDLGQRLLVRNGRGVTPTEAGAALLSHARAMLASARKARDELRDLHGNPSGRLAVGLPSQVALSMASPMVARMRQRLPRALVAISEGLSLHLRELLIEGRLDVALLYDPPPSAQLAYRTLTRESFLLVGPASAPALPKRVSLAALAGYPMVLPGRSNAMRSQVDAALARRGIELNIVAEAGVVLTLLELVSDGLGYTAAPASMLLHGGKRLRLQTAQIGPPAIRNRLVLATPKARAETRLLREFLAIVQELYPAESAREGGATAATMRRLAPSGQQRPRG
- a CDS encoding mandelate racemase/muconate lactonizing enzyme family protein, with product MTIASIECHVYRAPIATPVRAAVGSFSNRPAVFLRVAAADGAWGWGEVFCNFPPVGAEHRARLARDMVAPMLIGMPSDDPTGVWRGLCDRLRRVAIQAGEPGPFAQIAGAVDQALWDMRARRAGQPLWRTLAAVAGTADTADGRVLPYASGIGPDNVADTAMAKQAEGYAAFKFKVGFEAARDLANFREIRDALGPAARIMVDANQAWDPDVATERVAALEAFAPYWVEEPMAADESLADWRRLARGTPLALAAGENLRGQAEFEAAIDNGHLRFVQPDVGKWGGISGCMAVARYARIAGLTFCPHWLGGGIGLAASMHLRAALGPDGMVEVDSNPNPLREAVWTLSQATNKDGWITLPDAPGIGIEPDLAALERYRVAF